A single region of the Denticeps clupeoides chromosome 18, fDenClu1.1, whole genome shotgun sequence genome encodes:
- the LOC114767818 gene encoding long-chain-fatty-acid--CoA ligase 1-like — protein sequence MQIQELLKQAQPPSVDDVKQYLSSLSPKTLISMGAIAGLVSYWYATRPKAQKLPCDLRQQSVPVKGEEFARRSALIGDKLLTYYFEDAKTLYEVLLRGLRVSNNGPCLGSRKPKQPYEWISYSEVVERAEALGSAFIHRGHSKTQDPHIGIFAQNRPEWTICELACYMYSLVSVPLYDTLGAEAIDYIIDKATLATVVCDVPAKAHSVLDCVSARQHSVRTIVMMESFDSDLAARAQACGIQILTLKDMEVIGKANRQQPVPPRPDDLAVICFTSGTTGNPKGAMLTHENVVCNSSSYIKMTESCCPLNSSDIHISYLPLAHMFERIVQVVMLSHGGRIGYFQGDIRFLSDDLITLKPTIFPVVPRLLNRMYDKILGQANTPLKRWLLDFAARRKQAEMNRGIVRRNSIWDQLIFRKVQASVGGSVKVMLTGAAPVSGTVLTFLRAALGCQFLEGYGQTECTAGCTVTLSGDWSAGHVGAPMPCNAVKLVDVAEMNYLAANGEGEVCVKGPNVFKGYLKDPEKTAEAIDENGWLHTGDIGKWQPNGTLKIVDRKKHIFKLAQGEYIAPEKIENIYIRSDLVAQAFVHGDSLQACLVAIIVPDPDTLPAWAKKRGLPGSFQELCRNQDVKKVILEDIVRLGKEGGLKSFEQVKDVALHSEMFSVQNGLLTPTFKAKRADLRNAFRQQIDELYSDIKM from the exons ATGCAGATTCAGGAGCTCCTGAAACAGGCGCAGCCGCCCAGCGTGGACGACGTGAAGCAGTACCTGTCCAGCCTGTCCCCCAAGACCCTCATTAGCATGGGGGCCATTGCTGGCCTCGTGTCCTACTGGTACGCCACGCGACCAAAAGCCCAGAAGCTGCCTTGTGACCTCAGGCAGCAGTCTGTGCCGGTGAAG GGTGAGGAGTTTGCTAGAAGGTCAGCGCTGATCGGAGACAAGTTGCTGACGTACTACTTTGAAGATGCAAAGACCCTTTACGAAGTTCTTCTTCGGGGACTGCGGGTGTCGA ACAACGGCCCATGTCTTGGATCAAGAAAGCCCAAACAGCCATATGAGTGGATCTCGTATTCAGAG GTGGTGGAGAGGGCGGAAGCCCTGGGCTCAGCATTCATCCACAGAGGCCACTCCAAAACCCAGGACCCTCACATTGGCATCTTTGCGCAGAACAGACCAGAG TGGACCATTTGTGAGCTGGCCTGCTACATGTACTCGCTGGTGTCCGTCCCCCTCTACGACACCCTTGGAGCCGAAGCGATCGACTACATCATTGACAAAG CGACCCTCGCCACGGTGGTGTGTGACGTACCTGCGAAGGCACACTCGGTGCTGGACTGCGTTTCTGCGAGGCAGCATTCTGTTCGCACCATAGTCATGATGGAATCATTCGATTCGGACCTGGCGGCCAGAGCTCAGGCCTGCGGTATACAGATTCTCACCCTCAAAGATAtggag gtCATTGGAAAGGCCAATCGGCAGCAGCCTGTC CCCCCGCGGCCCGATGACCTCGCCGTCATCTGCTTCACCAGTGGAACCACAG GAAACCCTAAAGGGGCCATGCTCACACACGAGAACGTGGTGTGCAACTCCTCCTCGTACATTAAAATGACCGAG TCTTGCTGCCCCCTAAACAGCAGCGACATCCATATATCTTACCTGCCTCTGGCCCACATGTTTGAGAGAATCGTGCAG GTTGTGATGCTGAGTCACGGGGGCCGCATAGGTTATTTCCAGGGAGATATCCGTTTCCTGAGCGATGACCTCATCACGCTAAAGCCAACCATCTTCCCTGTGGTCCCACGCCTGCTCAACCGCATGTATGACAAG ATACTTGGACAAGCGAACACCCCGCTGAAGAGGTGGCTGCTGGACTTCGCCGCGAGGAGGAAGCAGGCTGAGATGAACAGGGGAATTGTGAGAAGAAACAGCATCTGGGACCAACTGATCTTCAGGAAAGTGCAG GCCAGTGTGGGTGGCAGCGTGAAGGTGATGCTAACCGGCGCCGCTCCCGTCTCTGGCACCGTCCTCACGTTCCTGCGAGCTGCGCTCGGCTGCCAG TTCCTGGAAGGATACGGGCAGACGGAGTGCACTGCTGGGTGCACGGTCACCCTCTCAGGAGACTGGTCAGCCG GCCATGTTGGAGCCCCCATGCCATGTAACGCTGTAAAACTGGTGGACGTTGCGGAGATGAATTACCTTGCTGCAaatggagaaggcgag GTTTGTGTGAAGGGACCAAATGTGTTTAAGGGATACTTGAAGGACCCCGAAAAAACTGCCGAGGCCATCGATGAAAATGGATGGCTCCACACTGGGGACATTGGGAAATGGCAGCCT AACGGCACCTTGAAGATTGTGGACCGGAAGAAGCACATCTTCAAGCTGGCCCAGGGAGAGTATATTGCTCCAGAGAAGATTGAGAACATCTACATCAGGAGCGACCTCGTGGCACAGGCCTTTGTCCACGGAGACAGTCTTCAG GCTTGCCTTGTGGCCATCATTGTACCAGACCCTGACACACTTCCTGCATGGGCCAAGAAAAGAGGGCTTCCGGGATCATTTCAGGAACTCTGCAGGAACCAG GATGTGAAGAAGGTGATCCTGGAGGACATCGTGAGACTGGGCAAAGAGGGCGGCCTGAAGTCTTTTGAACAG GTAAAGGATGTTGCattgcacagtgaaatgttctccGTCCAGAACGGCCTTCTGACCCCCACCTTCAAAGCCAAGCGCGCCGACCTCAGGAACGCTTTCAGGCAGCAGATCGACGAGCTCTACTCCGACATAAAAATGTAG
- the aldob gene encoding fructose-bisphosphate aldolase B, whose amino-acid sequence MTHQYPSLSPEQKQELATIAQRIVAPGKGILAADESTGTMAKRLQKINVENTEENRRYFRDLLFSVDPSISQHVGGVIFFHETLYQKSDKGVLFPKVVKDKGIVVGIKVDKGTAGLNGTDGETTTQGLDGLSERCAQYKKDGCDFAKWRCVLKIAHGCPSPLAIAENANVLARYASICQQNGLVPIVEPEILPDGDHDLQRCQYVTEKVLAAVYKALSDHHVYLEGTLLKPNMVTAGHSCPRKYTPQEVAMATVTALRRTVPAAVPGICFLSGGQSEEEASLNLNAMNQTPLHRPWKLTFSYGRALQASALAAWKGQPANKQAAQEAFFTRAKINSLASKGEYKPTGQVDKAASQSLYTASYVY is encoded by the exons ATGACCCACCAGTACCCGTCCCTGTCCCCTGAGCAGAAGCAGGAGCTGGCCACCATCGCCCAGCGGATCGTGGCCCCAGGGAAGGGCATCCTGGCCGCCGACGAGTCCACAG GGACCATGGCAAAGCGTCTTCAGAAGATCAACGTTGAGAACACGGAGGAGAACCGCCGCTACTTCCGCGACCTGCTCTTCTCGGTAGACCCTTCCATCTCGCAGCACGTTGGAGGAGTCATCTTCTTCCACGAGACGCTGTACCAGAAATCCGACAAAGGCGTCCTGTTCCCCAAAGTCGTCAAGGACAAGGGGATCGTGGTGGGCATCAAG GTTGACAAGGGCACAGCCGGACTGAACGGGACAGACGGCGAGACGACCACACAAG GGCTCGACGGCCTGTCCGAGCGCTGCGCCCAGTACAAGAAAGACGGCTGCGACTTCGCCAAGTGGCGGTGCGTGCTGAAGATCGCCCACGGCTGCCCCTCGCCCCTCGCCATCGCCGAgaacgccaacgtcctcgccaGATACGCCAGCATTTGCCAACAG AACGGACTCGTGCCCATCGTGGAACCGGAGATCCTTCCTGACGGAGATCACGACCTGCAGCGCTGTCAGTATGTCACCGAGAAG GTCCTGGCTGCTGTATACAAGGCTTTGTCAGACCATCATGTTTACCTTGAGGGAACACTGCTGAAACCTAACATGGTCACTGCTGGACACTCCTGCCCAAGGAAGTACACCCCCCAGgaggttgccatggcaacggtCACCGCTCTCAGGCGCACCGTCCCCGCTGCAGTGCCCG GCATATGCTTCCTGTCAGGAGGCCAGAGCGAGGAAGAGGCGTCTCTCAACCTCAACGCCATGAACCAGACACCCCTGCATCGGCCGTGGAAGCTGACTTTCTCTTACGGCCGCGCCCTCCAGGCTTCCGCTCTAGCCGCCTGGAAAGGCCAGCCGGCAAACAAACAGGCTGCCCAGGAGGCCTTCTTCACCCGTGCCAAG ATTAACAGCCTGGCATCCAAGGGCGAGTACAAGCCCACAGGTCAGGTTGACAAGGCTGCCAGCCAGTCTCTCTACACCGCCAGCTACGTCTACTAG
- the stox2b gene encoding storkhead-box protein 2 isoform X2 has translation MKKTRSTTLRRAWPSSEFSDRASDRTRSRSEKDYRLRKHHPPVFITHAPRGYVASGDVSPISMSPISQSQFIPLGDVLCLAISAMNSARKTVTQETLIEHLASCFPGVPTPSPEILRHTLNILVRERKIYPTPEGYFIVTPQTYFITPSLVRSSSKWYHLDERIPDRIQQQCTSPVSGTMTPSTSGCVRERSHHKNHYDPYGNSYGEDLPSYHASTLQRKSTKEHREPYIPPSQPQASSTEKSKSTISFPFKTDTLGSKNKEGGGCGSEKQSKKFGLKLFRLSFKKDKTKHLATFSAQFPPEEWPLRDEETPSTVPRDVEMEIIRRINPDLTVENLARHTAVMKRLEEEKAQRSKANSSAQQSSRSKKSRSHRKAQQGKASRSHSKTRASRGDPSEGSNLDLAGERDYKFYSSSLVRSPREAMYSMERNRGKYMVHSNPNIVESNFTTTPEWDVSAELAKRRTEALFPEPSRAASHSKVHRSHSHTQERKSRNERSEKAKERSRSMDNSKGPLGSPFLDTPEGFECSPQDGTRYYTDDGTLRACAQASHYSRAVVSATAAKLNTDVCVPEVGRVPLEDAMVCQLVEKSKSRDSLPGFSDLKACSPKPLAEDNYFQCSTLTDLVFSAPPPQNFLTDAVRQTQLPASPHCTPLEYKDDAAKGQNAILSVPSQLPEPLPNGLLGHQHSSNLGAVDKMAETFSQDVLLKPPEYVESGYPIFGALSVTSPNANAADVLDGQEHFEKPLPVPPPACQDQATCAEANTTFDYYNVSDDDSEEATHKTANEQKDLEEGGTMQWLLERERERDLQRKFEKNLTFPRPKESENNSSQKSAHSTRLDSMDSSSVTVDSGFNSPRTRESLASNTSSNVESNRRQNLALSPGHIGSHNPPPYPFRNLPEPHNTRPERLQKKCLASITSV, from the exons GTGATGTGTCACCCATCAGCATGTCACCCATCAGCCAGTCCCAGTTCATCCCGCTGGGAGATGTCCTGTGTCTGGCCATCTCAGCCATGAACTCGGCCCGTAAAACAGTCACTCAGGAGACCCTCATTGAACATCTGGCCTCATGCTTCCCAG GTGTGCCTACGCCAAGTCCGGAGATCCTCCGGCATACTCTCAATATTCTGGTGCGCGAGAGAAAGATATACCCGACCCCTGAGGGCTACTTCATCGTCACTCCTCAGACATACTTCATTACGCCCTCCCTTGTCCGGAGCAGCAGCAAGTGGTACCACCTGGATGAGAGGATACCGGACCGGATACAGCAACAGTGCACTTCCCCTGTCTCTGGGACCATGACCCCCTCCACTTCGGGCTGTGTGAGGGAGAGATCCCACCACAAAAACCACTATGATCCTTATGGCAACAGCTATGGGGAAGACTTGCCCAGTTACCATGCTTCTACCCTGCAGAGGAAGTCAACTAAGGAGCACAGAGAACCCTATATCCCACCATCGCAGCCTCAAGCTTCATCCACAGAGAAAAGCAAGAGCACCATTAGCTTTCCTTTCAAGACTGACACACTGGGCAGTAAAAACAAGGAGGGTGGTGGTTGTGGAAGTGAGAAGCAGTCCAAGAAGTTTGGTCTCAAGCTATTCCGACTGAGCTTTAAGAAGGACAAGACCAAACATCTTGCGACCTTCTCTGCCCAATTTCCACCTGAAGAGTGGCCTCTTCGTGATGAGGAGACGCCCTCCACGGTGCCCCGGGATGTTGAGATGGAAATCATCCGGAGGATCAACCCAGATCTGACGGTGGAAAACCTGGCACGGCACACTGCGGTGATGAAGAGGCTGGAGGAAGAGAAGGCCCAGCGCAGCAAAGCAAATTCTTCGGCACAGCAGAGCAGTCGGAGCAAAAAGAGCCGGAGCCACCGCAAGGCACAGCAGGGCAAAGCCTCTCGATCCCACAGCAAAACCCGAGCCTCCAGGGGGGACCCATCCGAGGGCTCCAATTTGGACCTTGCTGGCGAAAGAGACTACAAGTTTTACAGCTCGTCATTGGTGCGCTCACCACGAGAAGCCATGTACTCTATGGAGCGTAACCGTGGAAAGTACATGGTGCACAGTAACCCCAACATTGTGGAATCCAACTTCACGACAACACCTGAGTGGGATGTTTCTGCAGAGCTGGCCAAGCGCAGGACAGAAGCGCTCTTTCCAGAGCCATCCCGAGCAGCTTCGCACTCCAAGGTCCATCGCAGTCACAGCCATACGCAGGAGAGGAAGTCACGCAACGAGAGGTCTGAAAAGGCCAAAGAGAGATCACGGTCTATGGACAATTCGAAGGGCCCCTTGGGGTCTCCATTTCTGGACACCCCAGAAGGTTTTGAGTGCAGTCCCCAAGATGGGACGCGGTACTACACTGATGATGGGACCTTGAGAGCCTGTGCTCAGGCATCCCACTATTCCCGGGCTGTAGTATCTGCCACTGCTGCTAAGTTGAACACTGATGTCTGTGTGCCTGAAGTAGGGAGGGTACCACTGGAGGACGCCATGGTTTGTCAATTGGTAGAAAAGAGCAAAAGTAGGGATAGTTTGCCAGGTTTTAGTGACCTCAAGGCTTGCTCTCCCAAGCCACTTGCTGAAGACAACTACTTCCAATGTAGCACGCTGACCGATTTGGTTTTCTCAGCACCGCCTCCCCAAAACTTTTTGACAGATGCTGTCAGACAGACCCAACTTCCAGCATCTCCTCACTGTACTCCTTTGGAATACAAAGACGACGCTGCCAAGGGACAGAACGCCATTTTATCGGTACCCTCTCAGTTACCCGAGCCACTGCCCAATGGCCTGTTGGGACACCAGCACAGCTCCAACTTGGGTGCTGTGGACAAAATGGCAGAGACCTTTAGCCAAGATGTTTTGCTAAAACCCCCTGAATATGTTGAAAGTGGCTACCCAATTTTTGGTGCACTCTCTGTGACTTCACCGAATGCCAACGCAGCTGACGTCCTCGATGGCCAGGAGCACTTTGAGAAGCCGCTGCCCGTGCCTCCTCCAGCTTGCCAGGACCAGGCCACATGTGCGGAAGCAAACACGACCTTCGACTACTACAACGTTTCTGACGACGACTCCGAAGAAGCCACCCACAAAACTGCGAATGAGCAAAAGGACCTGGAGGAAGGTGGTACAATGCAGTGGCTGCTCGAGCGGGAGCGGGAGCGCGACCTCCAGCGGAAGTTTGAAAAGAACCTCACATTCCCCAGACCCAAGGAGAGCGAGAACAACAGCAGTCAAAAGTCCGCTCACTCCACTCGGCTGGACAGCATGGACAGCAGCAGTGTGACCGTGGACAGTGGCTTTAATTCACCACG CACACGGGAAAGCCTGGCATCCAACACATCCAGCAACGTTGAGAGCAACAGGCGGCAAAACCTTGCACTGAGTCCAGGACACATTGGCTCACACAACCCCCCGCCATACCCCTTCCGGAACCTTCCTGAGCCCCACAACACCCGACCTGAGAGGCTGCAGAAAAAGTGTTTAGCGTCGATCACAAGTGTTTAA
- the rmnd5b gene encoding E3 ubiquitin-protein transferase RMND5B isoform X2 — protein sequence MEQCACVERELEKVLHRFVTYGHQSEERLDELLRNVCELRSQLVSYGGQCADASALSQTMTQCCKEIKETVQGLASRHKDIHGSVSKVGKAIDRNFDAEVSAVVAETVWDTPERQKYLSETVVEHLYRQGMLSVAEDLCQESGVVIDMSMKQPFLELNRILEALRMQDLRPALEWAVTNRQRLLDLNSTLEFKLHRLYFISLLNGGITNQLEALKYARHFQPFAAQHQRDIQILMGSLVYLRHGIENSPYRSLLEPNQWAEICNIFTRDACALLGLSVESPLSVSFASGCMALPVLMNIKQVIEQRQCSGVWTHKDELPIEIDLGKKCWYHSVFACPILRQQTSESNPPMKLICGHVISRDALNKLTNAGKLKCPYCPMEQNPSDAKQIYF from the exons ATGGagcagtgtgcgtgtgtggagaGAGAGCTGGAGAAGGTCCTTCACCGCTTCGTGACGTACGGTCACCAGTCGGAGGAGCGTCTGGACGAGCTGCTGAGGAACGTCTGCGAGCTGCGCAGCCAGCTGGTCTCCTACG GTGGACAATGTGCGGACGCGTCCGCTCTGTCCCAAACCATGACCCAGTGCTGCAAGGAAATCAAAGAGACGGTGCAGGGTCTGGCTTCCAGACACAAAGACATACACGGCAGCGTGTCCAAAGTGGGCAAAGCGATTGACCGG AATTTCGATGCAGAAGTGAGTGCAGTTGTCGCCGAGACGGTCTGGGACACCCCAGAGAGGCAAAAGTACCTCAGCGAGACCGTCGTAGAGCATCTGTACCGACAAGGAATGCTGAGCGTCGCTGAAGACCTTTGTCAG GAGTCCGGGGTGGTGATCGATATGAGCATGAAGCAACCGTTTCTTGAGCTTAATCGCATCTTAGAAGCCTTGCGGATGCAGGACCTCAGACCGGCACTTGA GTGGGCCGTCACGAACCGCCAGCGGCTGCTGGATTTAAACAGCACGCTGGAGTTCAAGCTGCACAGACTCTACTTCATCAGCCTGCTGAACGGCGGCATCACCAACCAGCTGGAGGCGCTGAAGTACGCCCGGCACTTCCAGCCGTTCGCGGCCCAGCATCAGCGCG ATATCCAGATTCTGATGGGGAGCCTTGTGTACCTGCGGCACGGCATTGAGAACTCGCCGTACCGCAGCCTCCTGGAGCCAAATCAGTGGGCAGAGATCTGCAACATCTTTACCCGGGACGCCTGCGCCCTCCTGGGCTTGTCTGTGGAGTCTCCCCTCAGCGTCAG TTTTGCGTCAGGCTGCATGGCTTTGCCGGTCCTGATGAACATTAAACAGGTCATCGAACAGAGGCAGTGCAGTGGGGTTTGGACACATAAGGACGAACTCCCG ATTGAAATAGACCTGGGTAAGAAGTGCTGGTACCACTCAGTATTCGCCTGCCCCATCCTGAGGCAACAGACGTCCGAAAGCAACCCTCCCATGAAGCTCATCTGCGGGCACGTCATCTCCAGAGACGCCCTGAACAAACTCACCAACGCTGGAAA GCTGAAATGCCCGTACTGTCCCATGGAGCAGAACCCCTCAGACGCCAAGCAGATCTACTTTTGA
- the rmnd5b gene encoding E3 ubiquitin-protein transferase RMND5B isoform X1 produces MTPETRTPRWIVEMEQCACVERELEKVLHRFVTYGHQSEERLDELLRNVCELRSQLVSYGGQCADASALSQTMTQCCKEIKETVQGLASRHKDIHGSVSKVGKAIDRNFDAEVSAVVAETVWDTPERQKYLSETVVEHLYRQGMLSVAEDLCQESGVVIDMSMKQPFLELNRILEALRMQDLRPALEWAVTNRQRLLDLNSTLEFKLHRLYFISLLNGGITNQLEALKYARHFQPFAAQHQRDIQILMGSLVYLRHGIENSPYRSLLEPNQWAEICNIFTRDACALLGLSVESPLSVSFASGCMALPVLMNIKQVIEQRQCSGVWTHKDELPIEIDLGKKCWYHSVFACPILRQQTSESNPPMKLICGHVISRDALNKLTNAGKLKCPYCPMEQNPSDAKQIYF; encoded by the exons ATGACACCAGAAACACGGACACCTcg GTGGATTGTGGAGATGGagcagtgtgcgtgtgtggagaGAGAGCTGGAGAAGGTCCTTCACCGCTTCGTGACGTACGGTCACCAGTCGGAGGAGCGTCTGGACGAGCTGCTGAGGAACGTCTGCGAGCTGCGCAGCCAGCTGGTCTCCTACG GTGGACAATGTGCGGACGCGTCCGCTCTGTCCCAAACCATGACCCAGTGCTGCAAGGAAATCAAAGAGACGGTGCAGGGTCTGGCTTCCAGACACAAAGACATACACGGCAGCGTGTCCAAAGTGGGCAAAGCGATTGACCGG AATTTCGATGCAGAAGTGAGTGCAGTTGTCGCCGAGACGGTCTGGGACACCCCAGAGAGGCAAAAGTACCTCAGCGAGACCGTCGTAGAGCATCTGTACCGACAAGGAATGCTGAGCGTCGCTGAAGACCTTTGTCAG GAGTCCGGGGTGGTGATCGATATGAGCATGAAGCAACCGTTTCTTGAGCTTAATCGCATCTTAGAAGCCTTGCGGATGCAGGACCTCAGACCGGCACTTGA GTGGGCCGTCACGAACCGCCAGCGGCTGCTGGATTTAAACAGCACGCTGGAGTTCAAGCTGCACAGACTCTACTTCATCAGCCTGCTGAACGGCGGCATCACCAACCAGCTGGAGGCGCTGAAGTACGCCCGGCACTTCCAGCCGTTCGCGGCCCAGCATCAGCGCG ATATCCAGATTCTGATGGGGAGCCTTGTGTACCTGCGGCACGGCATTGAGAACTCGCCGTACCGCAGCCTCCTGGAGCCAAATCAGTGGGCAGAGATCTGCAACATCTTTACCCGGGACGCCTGCGCCCTCCTGGGCTTGTCTGTGGAGTCTCCCCTCAGCGTCAG TTTTGCGTCAGGCTGCATGGCTTTGCCGGTCCTGATGAACATTAAACAGGTCATCGAACAGAGGCAGTGCAGTGGGGTTTGGACACATAAGGACGAACTCCCG ATTGAAATAGACCTGGGTAAGAAGTGCTGGTACCACTCAGTATTCGCCTGCCCCATCCTGAGGCAACAGACGTCCGAAAGCAACCCTCCCATGAAGCTCATCTGCGGGCACGTCATCTCCAGAGACGCCCTGAACAAACTCACCAACGCTGGAAA GCTGAAATGCCCGTACTGTCCCATGGAGCAGAACCCCTCAGACGCCAAGCAGATCTACTTTTGA
- the stox2b gene encoding storkhead-box protein 2 isoform X3: MSPISQSQFIPLGDVLCLAISAMNSARKTVTQETLIEHLASCFPGVPTPSPEILRHTLNILVRERKIYPTPEGYFIVTPQTYFITPSLVRSSSKWYHLDERIPDRIQQQCTSPVSGTMTPSTSGCVRERSHHKNHYDPYGNSYGEDLPSYHASTLQRKSTKEHREPYIPPSQPQASSTEKSKSTISFPFKTDTLGSKNKEGGGCGSEKQSKKFGLKLFRLSFKKDKTKHLATFSAQFPPEEWPLRDEETPSTVPRDVEMEIIRRINPDLTVENLARHTAVMKRLEEEKAQRSKANSSAQQSSRSKKSRSHRKAQQGKASRSHSKTRASRGDPSEGSNLDLAGERDYKFYSSSLVRSPREAMYSMERNRGKYMVHSNPNIVESNFTTTPEWDVSAELAKRRTEALFPEPSRAASHSKVHRSHSHTQERKSRNERSEKAKERSRSMDNSKGPLGSPFLDTPEGFECSPQDGTRYYTDDGTLRACAQASHYSRAVVSATAAKLNTDVCVPEVGRVPLEDAMVCQLVEKSKSRDSLPGFSDLKACSPKPLAEDNYFQCSTLTDLVFSAPPPQNFLTDAVRQTQLPASPHCTPLEYKDDAAKGQNAILSVPSQLPEPLPNGLLGHQHSSNLGAVDKMAETFSQDVLLKPPEYVESGYPIFGALSVTSPNANAADVLDGQEHFEKPLPVPPPACQDQATCAEANTTFDYYNVSDDDSEEATHKTANEQKDLEEGGTMQWLLERERERDLQRKFEKNLTFPRPKESENNSSQKSAHSTRLDSMDSSSVTVDSGFNSPRTRESLASNTSSNVESNRRQNLALSPGHIGSHNPPPYPFRNLPEPHNTRPERLQKKCLASITSV; the protein is encoded by the exons ATGTCACCCATCAGCCAGTCCCAGTTCATCCCGCTGGGAGATGTCCTGTGTCTGGCCATCTCAGCCATGAACTCGGCCCGTAAAACAGTCACTCAGGAGACCCTCATTGAACATCTGGCCTCATGCTTCCCAG GTGTGCCTACGCCAAGTCCGGAGATCCTCCGGCATACTCTCAATATTCTGGTGCGCGAGAGAAAGATATACCCGACCCCTGAGGGCTACTTCATCGTCACTCCTCAGACATACTTCATTACGCCCTCCCTTGTCCGGAGCAGCAGCAAGTGGTACCACCTGGATGAGAGGATACCGGACCGGATACAGCAACAGTGCACTTCCCCTGTCTCTGGGACCATGACCCCCTCCACTTCGGGCTGTGTGAGGGAGAGATCCCACCACAAAAACCACTATGATCCTTATGGCAACAGCTATGGGGAAGACTTGCCCAGTTACCATGCTTCTACCCTGCAGAGGAAGTCAACTAAGGAGCACAGAGAACCCTATATCCCACCATCGCAGCCTCAAGCTTCATCCACAGAGAAAAGCAAGAGCACCATTAGCTTTCCTTTCAAGACTGACACACTGGGCAGTAAAAACAAGGAGGGTGGTGGTTGTGGAAGTGAGAAGCAGTCCAAGAAGTTTGGTCTCAAGCTATTCCGACTGAGCTTTAAGAAGGACAAGACCAAACATCTTGCGACCTTCTCTGCCCAATTTCCACCTGAAGAGTGGCCTCTTCGTGATGAGGAGACGCCCTCCACGGTGCCCCGGGATGTTGAGATGGAAATCATCCGGAGGATCAACCCAGATCTGACGGTGGAAAACCTGGCACGGCACACTGCGGTGATGAAGAGGCTGGAGGAAGAGAAGGCCCAGCGCAGCAAAGCAAATTCTTCGGCACAGCAGAGCAGTCGGAGCAAAAAGAGCCGGAGCCACCGCAAGGCACAGCAGGGCAAAGCCTCTCGATCCCACAGCAAAACCCGAGCCTCCAGGGGGGACCCATCCGAGGGCTCCAATTTGGACCTTGCTGGCGAAAGAGACTACAAGTTTTACAGCTCGTCATTGGTGCGCTCACCACGAGAAGCCATGTACTCTATGGAGCGTAACCGTGGAAAGTACATGGTGCACAGTAACCCCAACATTGTGGAATCCAACTTCACGACAACACCTGAGTGGGATGTTTCTGCAGAGCTGGCCAAGCGCAGGACAGAAGCGCTCTTTCCAGAGCCATCCCGAGCAGCTTCGCACTCCAAGGTCCATCGCAGTCACAGCCATACGCAGGAGAGGAAGTCACGCAACGAGAGGTCTGAAAAGGCCAAAGAGAGATCACGGTCTATGGACAATTCGAAGGGCCCCTTGGGGTCTCCATTTCTGGACACCCCAGAAGGTTTTGAGTGCAGTCCCCAAGATGGGACGCGGTACTACACTGATGATGGGACCTTGAGAGCCTGTGCTCAGGCATCCCACTATTCCCGGGCTGTAGTATCTGCCACTGCTGCTAAGTTGAACACTGATGTCTGTGTGCCTGAAGTAGGGAGGGTACCACTGGAGGACGCCATGGTTTGTCAATTGGTAGAAAAGAGCAAAAGTAGGGATAGTTTGCCAGGTTTTAGTGACCTCAAGGCTTGCTCTCCCAAGCCACTTGCTGAAGACAACTACTTCCAATGTAGCACGCTGACCGATTTGGTTTTCTCAGCACCGCCTCCCCAAAACTTTTTGACAGATGCTGTCAGACAGACCCAACTTCCAGCATCTCCTCACTGTACTCCTTTGGAATACAAAGACGACGCTGCCAAGGGACAGAACGCCATTTTATCGGTACCCTCTCAGTTACCCGAGCCACTGCCCAATGGCCTGTTGGGACACCAGCACAGCTCCAACTTGGGTGCTGTGGACAAAATGGCAGAGACCTTTAGCCAAGATGTTTTGCTAAAACCCCCTGAATATGTTGAAAGTGGCTACCCAATTTTTGGTGCACTCTCTGTGACTTCACCGAATGCCAACGCAGCTGACGTCCTCGATGGCCAGGAGCACTTTGAGAAGCCGCTGCCCGTGCCTCCTCCAGCTTGCCAGGACCAGGCCACATGTGCGGAAGCAAACACGACCTTCGACTACTACAACGTTTCTGACGACGACTCCGAAGAAGCCACCCACAAAACTGCGAATGAGCAAAAGGACCTGGAGGAAGGTGGTACAATGCAGTGGCTGCTCGAGCGGGAGCGGGAGCGCGACCTCCAGCGGAAGTTTGAAAAGAACCTCACATTCCCCAGACCCAAGGAGAGCGAGAACAACAGCAGTCAAAAGTCCGCTCACTCCACTCGGCTGGACAGCATGGACAGCAGCAGTGTGACCGTGGACAGTGGCTTTAATTCACCACG CACACGGGAAAGCCTGGCATCCAACACATCCAGCAACGTTGAGAGCAACAGGCGGCAAAACCTTGCACTGAGTCCAGGACACATTGGCTCACACAACCCCCCGCCATACCCCTTCCGGAACCTTCCTGAGCCCCACAACACCCGACCTGAGAGGCTGCAGAAAAAGTGTTTAGCGTCGATCACAAGTGTTTAA